The following nucleotide sequence is from Paenibacillus odorifer.
TTATCACGGCTTAAGCATAGCGCCTGGATCGTGAAGATCACTGGATGGATTACCAAATGGCGGAAACGCTGACCTTTGAATTAGGGGGTACGCTGCATGAACAGATTCACTGCGGAAGAGAAAAGTAATCCTAGCAAAAATTCGGCCGCAGGCGCGAAGAGAAGAAGATTCATGTGGATTCTCTTTGTGGCAGTATTTTTTGGCTGGGCGGGTTATACTTACTTCAATCAAAGTGCAGTTATTGCGGACAAGGGCGAGCAACTCGCCAAGAAACAAAAGACTAGCGAGAGTGTCACGTCATCTTTGAATCAACTGAAATATGAAGTGTCCAGACTTAATGATGATGAGTATATTGGCCAATTAGCGCGTAAATGGTACAATATCTATCCTCAAGGGGAAACTCCTATTCGAACAGAGCAATCAGAGCAATAATACTGGCTAAAAGAGGCTTTTACTCTGTTGCCTTGCTTTGCTCTTTACTGTATAATCAAATCACCGCAGACAGGATGACCTTA
It contains:
- a CDS encoding FtsB family cell division protein — its product is MNRFTAEEKSNPSKNSAAGAKRRRFMWILFVAVFFGWAGYTYFNQSAVIADKGEQLAKKQKTSESVTSSLNQLKYEVSRLNDDEYIGQLARKWYNIYPQGETPIRTEQSEQ